The stretch of DNA GAACTTTCCCACGAGCAAGTCTCAAACCTCATTAAAAAATCACATGAAAATAAGTTCCTAGCTATATTTTGGTGGGTGCagtgcattattattattattattattattattattattattattattattattattattattattattattattattattattattattattattattattacattatacACAAAAACAAGCTCTAACTTAACTGGAAAAATGCCCTAAGCTATTCAAAGGCAGTCTGAGCCTGCCTTTGAATAGCAGGTATGAAAATGTCAACCTCATTTTCATACATGATATGTTGCTTAACCCTCTTGCATTGTCACAACTGCCACATTCTTTCCtgtcttaaaaagtcttcataatccttcaacattttcatgttttgtcatgttagaATCAACGTAACTTATTGGGATTTAATTGAAGattgaatgctgcaagtcaatgcCTCATTCGAATCCGCTGGGCTTTCTTAGatagaaaatcttttaaactaatttgaataataaactgaactttacTGGGTTGTTTGATAACCAgaataaactgaaatttatGCATGattgaaattgtttatttttttgtaatgtgtCTTGAGATGATATTGTGAACTGGCGctgtataaatgaactgaattcacttttgctacaaattcaatttcattattttatcatCTTTAAAGTTGCAAAGATTAAACTTCCCCTCAATCTTCTTTGTAAAACAGTATTTACCTGCTACCTCTGCATGTTGAGACCAAAAATgaaaggtatttttttaatcctcttccctggttaaattaaaataaaaaagaaaaccaacagCTCAAGCTCAATCAGATTGAATGGAGATCTATGGTACATTATTTAATTAAGCCTAGTCGAAGTCTGTTTGATTtggatctgaactttgactacaCCAATCTAATACATGACTGTAGTTCATCTTCAGGACACaagttgtattttgttttaacagatAGACATGGTACCCACAGGTTTCTGGTAGTTATAAATTATTTACCTGTAGTTCTCGCTACAGTTATCCTGAAATGTGATTCTGCTCCTGTCTCAAGTTCAGTCTCAAAGAGGTcttcttctgattttttttaggaaagattttgaaaactgcattttgttccTTTCGCTTCATGATgcattactttttgtttttggtatttttggtctttcacaaaaaatgtaaagaagcaTATTAAAGATTGTGGTTGACACGTAATAAGTTTAACTGTTTTTTCAAGTCTTTGTTTATGGGAAtactttattttactaataCTCAGAATATGTGTTCTTACACATCTGTTATTCTATTGtcatttaacaaataaacatgccaaacatttctttaaagtgCAATGTTTTGCCatcttgtttacatttatgcacgttattgtttttgaaattgagaaacaacaaaatgaataaaggaCATCAAGGATATCAGCTGTGAAACTGGTTTTTGTGGGGTAAATACCTTCAAAAGTGGATAACACTTTAAGCTCTGATGTGAATTATCTACTATATTAAAGATTTGTCTTGTCATGCTTTTCCAGCGTTTAAAAAACATTGACTTCTAGTTtacaattacatttaaatgGTGTAAGTTCTCCATAAAAGTAGGTGTTCTACATTTCGTTTATTGCGGCTAAGCTGTGCAGCCATAGCAACCTATTGTTgtcttattaaaaacagaacaagagtAGTATTGGGCTGGTTTATTGTGCGGCCATGTATGGAAAGTTTATGGTTATGTAACAATAAACGAACAAGCCGGGGATACTGCGAACCTTACAATATTCGGAAATACATATTTGGTATGCGCTCAAAAATGCAGCGCGTTCATTGGTGAAACTGAAACGACTGGCTCCGCCCACTGGCCGTTGATTACCTTTTCTACTTCCCGTGCTCTCTTCCAGTAGTTCTCCACCCACCAACCGACAGAGAGGGCGCAGCGAGTCAACGCGGGTTTCCGACCTAAACATATGGCAAAAATAgcctcctttctttcttttaacgTTGGGCCCACTACTCTTTAAAAATTCCGCCGAAAAAGAGAAGACGATTTTCCAAAACCTTTCGGCCGTTATCTCACGTAAGTACAGCGAACCGTTCCCCGGCTGTTGCTACAAGGAGGATTCATTAAGCGGACGTTAACATGGCGGGCTGCTCTTTCTGGTGCCTTGCTACACATGACAGACCCGCTCTCGCTGCGCTCTGTGATTTCGACATGCCTTCCGTTTCAAGTTGgacatgtaaatatttctttggCGAGTCGGATTCAGTGTGTTTTTCGTGTGGTGGATTTGTGTTGAGGTTTGTTCTAGGATTATTATGAAAATACGGCGTTAACACAGCCGTCTCCGACCGAAAGGCAGCCGACAGCCGCTCTAACGTTAGCGGCTTTTCTTGCCTTGGCTCTTTACCCAGCGTGCTTATGTTTTCCCCGTCCGTGTCGCCAAAATAACCACGTTTATTTGTGACATTTGTAACGGTACTGGTTTTCCGTGGTTTATTTGATCATCTTTGGTGACGCATTGAATTAATATTCAATTTGTCAAGTTGTCAGTCAGTGTTTTCACTTACAACGCATGCGCGAGATTTGGGGCGACGCATTAAATGCCTGACAAACCGGCCATGTTATCTTTTGTGGAAGTAAGATAAATACCAGcgtttttgtattaaatacaCATAACCAAGCTATTTAAATTGTTCCGGAATAAGTACTATCTCATATTGTATTGTTATTACTAGAGTTTAGTGGAATTAAAGATGAGTTTCACCAACACGTTACACCAAGGAGGCCTAGATCTCATTTAAGCCGCATGACTGTTTCCTCCTCTGTGGTTCTGAAACTTTTTAAGTCAAGTCTCATCAACATAAGGGAGGAAATGGTCACTTTTACCGTATATTTTAGGCAAAGACATTGaataaaagttgttgttttttttttcaatttgattttctgtatttcctttctgtttagttgtttttttttttagttgtggATCAGTATTAATACTATTTGAGTCATGTTTGTCGGTTTGAAATTAGGACAGTGGCAtagttttaaaagctgaaaatttgggctaatttatgttttcattcagaCTGAAACCTAAGAGAAATTGTgacctaaataaacaaaaaaatatataatttttaaatatacatatacagtgtTGCACTTGAATATAACTGCGGGATTTCAATTTAAGCTACAGACTATATTGAATTGCAGTTGTCATCACAATATCACAAGCTCAGTGGACTGCTTGGGCactatatttttattgtgtgtatAGATGAATTTTCATGCATTTACACTCTACACATCACTGGTGTTCCCTTTACGCCAGTGGGAATTCATATTACTGAAATGGCAAATACAAAGCTGTTTTTGAGGGCTCAGTGCAGCCTGCAGTATAACGTTTGAAAATGTCAGATGCTGATTGTAACATTGCCAGCTCTGTGTAGATGCCCTTTTTATTGCCTCTTGTGCATGCATTCGTGTCTAACATTgtggtgttgttgttttttttcccagggcTCCCCTGTCTCTGTACAGGTGTATGAGCGCTACCCAGAGGGCCTAGGGGCGGCCCTTTACCGGGAGCACTTTGACTTCAACGCTGAGCCACCTTGGGATCCTAGCTGATAGCGGGACAGGTCCATCTCCTGACTTGTCCATGTTAGTGTTTCTTTTATctgcatgaaaataaaacaagtctaacaaaaatgttacactttaaagaacacaaaacaaatgaagaatTTCTAAGTCGCGTCATGTTGATTCTGTTTGTGTCCGTCTTTCCAGTTTGTTGCATACCGGCAGGACCCCATTGGCTCAGTCGTGACCCCCGGACTCGTTTACTACTTTTTTATGATCGTCGGCTTATTGGAACACGGTTAAGATGAAAGGATTCCCTGACAAACCAAGCTACATTATTGAACTCCTGGACGGAGGAGTTACTCTGGAAGACGTTATTGATGGACACATCTGTGAACAGGATAAGGTCAGTCTTGGTTAGAATAAGCTGAGGTTGtgtgaaaactgaatttttgtaAGAGCTGCGCCGTTTAACTGCTGTTGCGTTGACAGGTGGAGAAAAGTGCGTTTGTGGTGGGCGACCTCGGTGCCCTGATGCGCCAGCATACGTGCTGGCAGAGCATGGTGCCGCAGGTGCAGCCTTACTACCCGGTTAAGTGCAACAGCAGCCCTGCAGTCATTGAGGTGCTGGCGTCCTTGGGCCTGGGCTTTGTTTGTGCCAACAAGGTGAGGATATCTTTTTAATCAACACAGCGATTCATCCTCTTATgaaagcattttgtgttttggggCAGTTGCATCACAAGCCCTCAATTGATTACTTGTCAGCTGATAAGTGTTGCCCATTAAACTTACGTAATGCTCTAGTTATTTTTTAGGATTTTCATGggggattttcttctggaatctgTGAATTTCTCctaatttgtgtgttttcctccCTCCAGGCTGAGGTGAGCCTGGTTCTGGAGCACGGCGTTCCCCCAGAAAACATCATTCTGTCGAGCGCTTTCAAGCAGCTGGCACACATCAAGTATGCCGCCAAGAACAGTGTACGCCACCTCATCTGTGAGAATGAGGCGGAGCTCTCCAAGATTGCTCGCCTGCACCCAGAGGCaaagtaaataagaaaatactcGTCAATAGTTTactagaaatatgtttttttgagCATGCAACACACTTCAAAGCGTAAACTTCTAGTTGCATGTGATTTAGTTGGAGGATTCTTTTCTTTCGTTCAGGCTGCTGTTGCAGTTAACCACCGAGGCTCATGCAGCAGAGACCAGCATGCCCTTTGGTTTTTCACTGAAGAGCTGCAGACATCTGCTGGAGATGGCCAAGGAGCGGGGGGTCCAGGTGGTGGGAGCGGCCTTCCACATCCCCAGCTCCTGTCAGGACCCGCAGCAGGCCTACACCCGTGCTCTGTCAGACGCTCGCTGTGTATTTGACATGGGGGTAAGCaccagctttaaaaacaaaaaacaaagcgtTTGGACGTAAATGGAGTTTTATTGGGATCGACTAACTTGTTTTCCCTTGTCAGCTGGATCTGGGCTTTAACATGCAGATCCTGGATATCGGTGGTGGATTTACTGGCTCTGAGTTTCAGCTCAAACAGGTCAGTTTTAATAGTCATGACGagatttcaaaaatcaaaattttgctaatctatattttgttttgctttgaattttatttttgatattaaaGTAGCTCAAAATCTGTACACTTTGCTCTGGGCATGCAGGTTATGTTTTAGTTGCCACTTTCCAGCAGCACTTTGGAAGATAGAAACTTATGCTAAATAAGAAGCCAGCAATTGAgtcaaatatttgtgtttttagtttgaACGCTCCTTTAAAATCtgcttgaataattttttttctcttttcctgtaGGTTGAGTCTGCAGTGCGACCTCTCCTGGACGCCTACTTCCCCCAGCGATCAGGTGTGCAGGTTCTGGCGCAGCCTGGCTGCTTCTATGTGGCCTCTGCTTTCACCTTGGCCGTCAGTGTTATTGGCAAACAGGTGGCGACTCGCCGCTGGGACAGCTTGTCTCAAGGTGAGATGTTTGAATTgttctttgcttcttttcttgtttgaaTGTACTTAATTGGAGCAAAAGGTGTTGAGATGAATGTCAACTCTTAAATTCATAGCTCAGAAATGTTACTGTATTTCTAACATGTCTAAATGTATTACAACAGGTGAGAAGAATGAGGACACAGAGTTCCTGTACTACATGAAGGAAGGTGTTTATGGCTCATTCAGCCACAAGCTACTGGGGAACATCATCACCACTCCATTGGTGCACAAGGTCAGTAAGGCCTCCACCCAGGAGAGCCAACACACTGACAGCAGATCTggtaaaacacagaaatatgttttagctTCATGAAAATGCAGCACATGATTGTGTTTTGATATATGATATCCAAATTAAACGTTCCATATAGCGACATTTTTGATCCATAGTGTGATGCGACCTCACTCGATTGCTGTTTTCCAGTGATTGTCCAAAGCTAAGATGGtaataaaagttgcagaaaGACATTAAAGTATTCCATGTTTCCGAATGTGTCACACAAGCATGAGTcttgcatatttgttaaatgttgtgATGAGAAGTAGACTTTGCAATGCTCCGTTTGTGTGAGACACACAATATGatgttcatttttcaaacatgataaaagtccATGCAGCCAAATTTGTCCTCCTTGTAATCAAAGGAAAAACCTTTCAGCCAAATGGCCAGCAATATGTGGGGAAGGGGCATGTTTTTGTTACCAATTGCTGAAAGCTTTAGTTGTTTTGAAACCGTAacgttttaaaaacattgtcaacCCCTGATACTGGTAGTTAGCTCATGCAGACTTGGCGTGATAATCATTCCATATTTAATGCACCTCTTCACCAGAAAGCCATTTTGAATTGGTGCATCTTaaacctttgttcacctctacaCAATGTTTACTTTGGTCTCAATTGACTTGAGGAAACGCTAATCAGACATAGCTTGTTGGAAGCTGGCTGATAACCATTCAGGAAAACGACTACATGATTCATGACTTGATATTTGCTGCTTTGTCATCTATTGTGACCTTTGACAATGAGCTAACGGAAcaatctcagaaattaaagattgatttttgtatgttttcacaCTTGAGATCATCTCTACATTTTCTtctaaacaactttttttttttgtcttcatttctgCAGCATGCATTGTGTGTTGATGAAGCAGTGTATCCCAGCAGTCTGTGGGGCCCGTCACTGGACCAGCTGGACCAGGTGGTGGAGCGCTGCCTTCTGCCAGAGCTCCTGGTGGGAGACTGGCTCCTCTTCTCCAACATGGGCACCTGCGGTCTGGAGGAGTTCAGCTGTGTCTCCACCTGCAGCCAGCTGCCTGTCTATTACACCATCTCCACCCCAGACTGGTAAGACTGGAGAAAAGTAGcagttaaaatttaaaaaaaaaagtgctacacttagagaagaaaagaaaatgagttaaaatcCATACTTGCTGTACTCCACAGGTATGAAATGCAGGAGGCGGGCGTGGCGCTGGATAGTGCTATGAAGAACTTCTCTGTGCTCCAGTACAGCATGTAGCAGCACTCTGCCCCTGTCCCATTGCACAGATGTTCCTTCCTCTGCTTTCACCATGTGAGAAGAGAGGTCGGCGTGGTATTTCGGACAAGGGGCTAAATGTGCTCAACATTCCAGCCaccttgggggggggggggggggggaatgtgTCCTATCAATAATTTCCTTCCAGAGTttgacttgtttgttttttttttttgttttgtttttttcctttgcttgaAGAAATGGGAAACAGTTAGTTGTGCGATGCCTCGATTTAATCCTAAATTCACCTGGTTGATAATCGGAGTCCTGCTCCTCTCTGAAGGACTGAATCTGTCGGCTAAAAGAGTGTTAGTCTAAGCTCAAATGATATTATGCAACAAAATGGATGACTCGTTGGAGATGGGAGCCCAACAGGTTTGGGAAGGTTTATTTTTGAATCAAAGTCAGTTTACAAATTGTATAATTTAATCAGTTAAGTCAAATTGTCTATTAATAATCTGACAGTCTTGTAAACTCCAGCACATTGTGTCtgtacatgattttttttttttttcttcttcttggattCAGTACTTTGTGTCGAATCTGTTTGTCGGACCCCTTTCTTTGTATAGAAACGATAATTATCTAACCTTTCGCTCAACTGCAGCTCAcctcagtgttttatttattggaatCAAATATTACCATGGCATATTTCAAACTCCATCTTTGAATGTGTTTAGTCCAGGTAATATGCTGTGGCCCGTCTATCAGTGTTTTCCTGATAACATATTTAtgtggtgtttatttatttacttttttaaacgCTACAGGATTAGATGTGCTGTGACCTCAGTGGTTTCCCTTCATTCAAAGGGAGCAGCAGAATTTTTCTCATTGCACATCCTTTTGCTAATGCAGAGAAACCACGCAGTAACACGTCTCCTTGTCTCTAACAGAGAAGGGGGTCAGTCTGGTTAAAGATGCGCAAATTTATTTGGATTAAAAGAACCTGAAGCAACCAGCTTTCAGATCTACACATTGGTGTTGTTCTTGGTCCTTCACAAAGGACGCCAAAAGCTAGCTATCTTAGTCACATATGATATTAAAAACTCATACCAAAAGTACATAAATGTcgatctttaaaatgataggcATTGATAGTTAAACACAGGCCTCTGATAAATGACATGTTCGATCTTTCATTGTGCCTCTTGAAAGACATGAGGGGCACAACGCAGAGTCTCTTGTACAGCTTCATGTTTGATAACTTGATAGGTAACGTGACTCAGCAATTTATAAGAATCCTGCCCTTGTGTTTTACAAGTGACTAATGTATTAATTGTCTAAGGCACTAATGGACCATAGCCTGTTTTGACTGTAAATTGTGCTTGTTAAAGTAATGAAAGtgattaatttaatacatttctgactgaaaactcTTACTTGtgcaagtgttttgttttttggaggtCGATAAAATAAGAACAGTGGTCGACTGAACAGATTATGATGTAATAAAAGGACCTGCAGGCCTGTATGCCTGTTAAGTTTagtgttcatgattcaacaagAGTTCagaggcaaaaacaaaatctcacgTTTGTCAAAATATATCTGGCTTTGTGGGGAAGTAGTCTGTGGCCTGGTGAAGGAAAAGTGGAACGTTGTGGTTGGTGTGACTGG from Xiphophorus maculatus strain JP 163 A chromosome 13, X_maculatus-5.0-male, whole genome shotgun sequence encodes:
- the LOC102223792 gene encoding antizyme inhibitor 1-like; its protein translation is MKGFPDKPSYIIELLDGGVTLEDVIDGHICEQDKVEKSAFVVGDLGALMRQHTCWQSMVPQVQPYYPVKCNSSPAVIEVLASLGLGFVCANKAEVSLVLEHGVPPENIILSSAFKQLAHIKYAAKNSVRHLICENEAELSKIARLHPEAKLLLQLTTEAHAAETSMPFGFSLKSCRHLLEMAKERGVQVVGAAFHIPSSCQDPQQAYTRALSDARCVFDMGLDLGFNMQILDIGGGFTGSEFQLKQVESAVRPLLDAYFPQRSGVQVLAQPGCFYVASAFTLAVSVIGKQVATRRWDSLSQGEKNEDTEFLYYMKEGVYGSFSHKLLGNIITTPLVHKHALCVDEAVYPSSLWGPSLDQLDQVVERCLLPELLVGDWLLFSNMGTCGLEEFSCVSTCSQLPVYYTISTPDWYEMQEAGVALDSAMKNFSVLQYSM